Proteins co-encoded in one Neofelis nebulosa isolate mNeoNeb1 chromosome 2, mNeoNeb1.pri, whole genome shotgun sequence genomic window:
- the LOC131492705 gene encoding olfactory receptor 6B2-like, whose product MRGQNGSTVSAFVLLGFPTAPGLQPVLFLLFLLTYLFVLAENLAVLLAVRSSSSLHRPMYYFLGALSALEICYVSAIVPKMLDGFLLQRKRVSFVGCMTQLYFFSSSVCTECVLLASMAYDRHVAICHPLRYHAIMTTGLCGRLVAVSFACGFSVSVIKVYFISSATFCGSNVLNHFFCDISPILKLACTDFSTAELVDFVLAFVILVLPLVATVLSYGHIALAVLRIPSATGRWRAFSTCASHLTVVTIFYTALLFMYVRPQAIDSRSSNKLVSAVYTVLTPIINPLIYCLRNKEFKAALKKVLG is encoded by the coding sequence ATGAGGGGACAGAACGGCAGCACGGTCAGCGCGTTCGTCCTGCTGGGCTTCCCCACGGCCCCTGGGCTGCAGCCCGTGCtgttcctcctcttcctgctcaCCTACCTCTTCGTCCTGGCGGAGAACCTGGCCGTCCTGCTCGCCGTCCGGAGCAGCTCCTCCCTGCACAGGCCCATGTACTACTTCCTGGGCGCCCTGTCCGCCCTGGAGATCTGCTACGTGTCTGCCATCGTCCCCAAGATGCTGGACGGTTTCCTCCTGCAGCGGAAGCGCGTCTCCTTTGTCGGATGCATGACCCAGCTCTATTTCTTCAGCTCCTCGGTGTGCACCGAGTGCGTGCTCCTGGCCTCCATGGCCTACGACCGCCACGTGGCCATCTGCCACCCCCTGCGCTACCACGCCATCATGACCACAGGGCTCTGCGGCCGGCTGGTGGCCGTCTCCTTCGCGTGCGGCTTCTCCGTCTCCGTGATCAAGGTGTACTTTATCTCCAGCGCCACGTTCTGCGGCTCCAACGTCCTGAACCACTTCTTCTGTGACATCTCCCCCATCCTCAAACTGGCCTGCACAGACTTCTCGACCGCGGAGCTGGTGGACTTCGTCCTGGCCTTCGTCATCCTGGTGCTGCCGCTCGTGGCCACCGTGCTGTCGTACGGGCACATCGCCCTGGCCGTCCTGCGCATCCCCTCGGCCACTGGCCGCTGGAGGGCCTTCTCCACCTGTGCGTCCCACCTCACCGTGGTCACCATCTTCTATACGGCCTTGCTTTTCATGTACGTCCGGCCCCAGGCCATCGACTCCCGGAGCTCCAACAAGCTCGTCTCTGCTGTGTACACGGTCCTCACCCCAATAATCAACCCCTTGATCTACTGCCTGAGGAACAAAGAATTTAAGGCTGCCTTGAAAAAGGTCTTGGGCTAG
- the NDUFA10 gene encoding NADH dehydrogenase [ubiquinone] 1 alpha subcomplex subunit 10, mitochondrial isoform X3, whose protein sequence is MALRLLRGLPASAAARGLAAVVQRVEGIHTGAQCRLQYGPLAYILGERTTKKFTEHSKVITVDGNICSGKGELAKHIAEKLGLKHFPEAGIHYADGVTGDGRPLDVELSGSCSVEKFYEDPRSNDGNSYRLQSWLYASRLLQYADALEHLLSTGQGVVLERSIFSDFVFLDAMYKQGFIRKQCVEHYNEVKKVTASEYLPPHVVIYIDVPVPEIQSRIQKKGNPHEMKVTSAYLQDIENAYKKTFLPEMSEKCEVLQYSAREAQDVEKVVEDIEYLKYDKGPWLEQDDRTLHHLRMLCQDASTAPGTMRTWVTSGSG, encoded by the exons ATGGCCTTGAGGCTGCTGAGAGGGCTCCCCGCgtcggcggcggcgcggggcctGGCGGCGGTCGTCCAGCGCGTG GAAGGAATTCATACAGGCGCCCAGTGCAGGCTACAGTATGGCCCTTTGGCATACATACTCGGCGAAAGAACAACCAAAAAATTCACAGAACACAGCAAAGTGATAACTGTAGACGGCAATATATGTTCCGGAAAAGGCGAGCTTGCAAAACACATAGCAGAGAAACTAG GCTTGAAGCACTTCCCCGAAGCCGGGATCCACTACGCGGACGGCGTGACGGGAGACGGGAGGCCCCTGGACGTGGAGCTTAGCGGCAGCTGCAGCGTGGAGAAGTTTTACGAGGACCCGAGAAGTAATGACGGCAACAGCTACCGCCTGCAGTCCTGGCTGTACGCCAGCCGCCTCCTGCAGTACGCGGACGCCCTGGAGCACTTGCTGAGCACGG GACAAGGTGTCGTATTGGAACGCTCCATCTTCAGCGACTTTGTTTTCTTGGACGCGATGTATAAACAAGGATTCATCCGGAAGCAGT GTGTGGAGCACTACAACGAGGTGAAGAAGGTCACCGCCTCTGAGTACCTGCCTCCCCACGTGGTCATCTACATCGACGTGCCGGTTCCGGAGATCCAGAGTCGgattcagaagaaaggaaat cCACACGAAATGAAGGTCACCTCGGCCTATCTGCAGGACATCGAGAACGCCTACAAGAAAACCTTCCTGCCTGAGATGAG TGAGAAGTGTGAGGTTTTACAATATAGTGCAAGGGAAGCTCAAGATGTGGAAAAG GTGGTGGAGGACATCGAGTACCTCAAGTACGACAAGGGGCCGTGGCTGGAGCAGGATGACCGGACTCTTCACCACCTGCGGATGCT